Proteins encoded by one window of Cupriavidus sp. EM10:
- a CDS encoding response regulator encodes MRILLAEDNLKLAASLTESLSQSGFTVDCMHDGASADHLLTTQDYALAILDIGMPRVDGLEVLRRLRSRRNPLPVLILTAHGSVEDRVRGLNLGADDYLAKPFALTELEARARALIRRSHGHDRTELSCGPLHYDSVSRAFTLKGELLQLTGRERAVLEILLLRDGRAVNKAALSEKIFGIDESVNADAIEIYVYRLRKKLEGSGVSIVTLRGLGYLLEAQDNAAVAGASARA; translated from the coding sequence ATGCGTATCCTGCTTGCCGAAGACAACCTGAAACTGGCCGCCTCCCTGACGGAATCGCTGAGCCAGAGCGGATTCACGGTCGACTGCATGCATGACGGGGCCAGCGCCGACCACCTGTTGACCACGCAAGACTACGCACTGGCCATCCTGGACATCGGCATGCCCCGCGTGGACGGCCTGGAAGTGCTGCGCCGCCTGCGCTCGCGCCGCAATCCGCTGCCGGTGCTGATCCTGACCGCCCACGGATCGGTGGAAGACCGCGTGCGCGGCCTGAACCTGGGCGCCGACGATTACCTGGCCAAGCCCTTCGCACTGACCGAACTCGAAGCCCGCGCCCGCGCGCTGATCCGGCGCAGCCATGGCCATGACCGCACCGAACTGTCATGCGGCCCCCTGCACTACGACAGCGTCAGCCGTGCGTTCACGCTGAAAGGTGAACTCCTGCAGCTGACCGGCCGCGAACGCGCGGTTCTGGAGATTCTGCTATTGCGCGATGGCCGCGCGGTCAACAAGGCGGCCCTGTCCGAGAAAATCTTCGGCATCGACGAGTCGGTCAACGCCGACGCCATCGAAATCTACGTGTACCGCCTGCGCAAGAAGCTAGAAGGCTCAGGCGTCAGCATCGTCACGCTGCGCGGCCTGGGATACCTGCTCGAAGCGCAGGACAACGCTGCGGTGGCCGGCGCGAGCGCGCGCGCATGA
- the garL gene encoding 2-dehydro-3-deoxyglucarate aldolase, with amino-acid sequence MSTTPHLPQIHPLPNKFRADVLARKRLIGLWSSLGQPVTSEIVGLAGFDWLLLDGEHSPNDVLTFAPQLMALKDSVSAPVVRPPWNDPVMLKRLLDIGFYNFLIPFVESAEEARRAVRATRYPPDGIRGVSGAQRQNRYGTLPDFFKTINDNICVLVQIESRKGVEAAAEICAEPGVDGIFIGPNDLAAAYGHLGNPNHPDVQAAVQQIYDAANKAGKAIGTLTPVEADARRYLDMGAHFVAVGIDHVLLRDAARALRDRFGS; translated from the coding sequence ATGTCCACCACCCCTCACCTGCCCCAGATCCATCCGCTGCCGAACAAGTTCCGGGCCGACGTGCTGGCGCGCAAGCGCCTGATCGGCCTGTGGAGTTCGCTGGGCCAGCCCGTGACCAGCGAGATCGTTGGCCTGGCCGGCTTCGACTGGCTGCTGCTGGACGGCGAGCATTCGCCCAATGACGTGCTGACCTTCGCGCCGCAGTTGATGGCGCTCAAGGACAGCGTCAGCGCCCCTGTGGTGCGTCCGCCGTGGAACGACCCGGTGATGCTCAAGCGCCTGCTCGATATCGGCTTCTACAACTTCCTGATCCCGTTCGTGGAATCGGCCGAGGAAGCCCGCCGCGCGGTGCGCGCCACGCGCTATCCGCCCGATGGCATCCGCGGCGTGTCGGGCGCGCAGCGGCAGAACCGCTATGGCACGCTGCCGGACTTCTTCAAGACCATCAACGACAATATCTGCGTGCTGGTGCAGATCGAAAGCCGCAAGGGCGTGGAAGCGGCTGCCGAGATCTGTGCGGAGCCGGGCGTGGACGGCATCTTCATCGGCCCGAACGACCTGGCAGCCGCTTACGGGCACCTGGGCAACCCCAACCATCCCGATGTGCAGGCGGCGGTGCAGCAGATCTATGATGCAGCCAACAAGGCCGGCAAGGCCATCGGCACGCTGACGCCGGTCGAGGCCGACGCGCGCCGCTACCTGGACATGGGCGCGCACTTCGTGGCGGTCGGCATCGACCACGTGCTGCTGCGCGATGCGGCACGCGCGCTGCGCGACCGCTTTGGTTCCTGA
- a CDS encoding sensor histidine kinase has product MKTGSLRLQLTLWLLLPLLGLLALDAWLTDRRAMAAAHQAFDRTLAASLKAMREGVKLRDGRVEVEVPYLALEVFDAEAGSRVYYKIRDEHGTTITGYDDLPMPPGPAGSLYRTQFYDAEFRDTPVRMAAMALPLHDVRSARTQMVWVLVAESTEPREHLANEILIGSLLQELMLVSLALVIVWFGVRRGLRPLQRLSDTVAARGPDDLEPIAEPTLPVEIRPLVTAVNQYVARLHRMVQGRKRFFADAAHQLKTPLAVIQAESELALRETDLDGVRRHVARLNGSVRQAAKEVAQLLSLSRLETDSGYTPTLRALRLGPLAQQVALDWAPLARQQGVDLGFDGGVDPGIATEIAGQPELLQELIGNLIDNAVRYAGAGAIVTVRVAGRRLLVEDNGPGVAPFERESVFKRFYRGEASASREGSGLGLSIVREIARLHGATVALADTPGGGLTVGVAFPGTEVA; this is encoded by the coding sequence ATGAAGACCGGCAGCCTGCGGCTGCAACTGACGCTCTGGTTGCTGTTACCCCTGCTGGGGCTGCTGGCGCTCGACGCGTGGCTGACGGACCGGCGCGCCATGGCCGCCGCCCATCAGGCCTTCGACCGCACCCTGGCCGCTTCGCTGAAGGCCATGCGCGAAGGCGTGAAGCTGCGCGACGGCCGCGTGGAGGTGGAAGTGCCATACCTGGCGCTGGAAGTCTTCGATGCCGAGGCGGGATCACGCGTTTACTACAAGATCCGCGACGAACACGGCACCACGATCACCGGCTATGACGACTTGCCGATGCCGCCCGGTCCGGCGGGTTCGCTGTATCGCACGCAGTTTTACGATGCCGAATTCCGCGACACGCCCGTCCGCATGGCTGCGATGGCGCTGCCGCTGCACGATGTGCGCTCGGCGCGCACGCAGATGGTCTGGGTGCTGGTGGCCGAGTCCACCGAGCCACGCGAGCACCTGGCCAACGAGATCCTGATCGGGTCGTTGCTGCAGGAATTGATGCTGGTCAGCCTGGCGCTGGTGATCGTCTGGTTTGGCGTGCGACGCGGCCTGCGGCCGCTGCAGCGCCTGTCCGATACCGTGGCCGCACGCGGGCCCGATGACCTGGAGCCCATCGCCGAACCCACGCTGCCGGTGGAAATCCGGCCGCTGGTGACCGCCGTGAACCAGTACGTGGCGCGGCTGCACCGCATGGTGCAGGGGCGCAAGCGCTTCTTTGCCGATGCCGCCCACCAGTTGAAAACGCCGCTGGCGGTGATCCAGGCCGAATCCGAACTGGCGCTGCGCGAAACCGATCTGGACGGCGTGCGCAGGCATGTGGCGCGGCTCAATGGATCGGTCCGGCAGGCAGCGAAGGAAGTGGCGCAATTGCTATCGCTGTCGCGGCTCGAAACCGACAGCGGCTACACGCCAACGCTGCGCGCGCTGCGCCTGGGCCCGCTCGCGCAACAGGTGGCGCTGGACTGGGCGCCGCTGGCCCGCCAGCAGGGCGTCGACCTGGGCTTCGATGGCGGCGTCGATCCTGGCATCGCCACCGAGATCGCCGGCCAGCCGGAACTGCTGCAGGAACTGATCGGCAATCTGATCGACAACGCCGTGCGCTATGCGGGCGCCGGTGCCATCGTGACGGTGCGCGTTGCCGGACGCAGGCTGCTGGTGGAAGACAACGGCCCCGGCGTGGCGCCATTCGAGCGCGAATCGGTCTTCAAGCGCTTCTATCGCGGCGAAGCCAGCGCCAGCCGCGAAGGCAGCGGCCTGGGCCTGTCCATCGTCCGCGAAATCGCCCGGCTGCACGGCGCCACTGTCGCGTTGGCGGATACACCGGGTGGCGGGCTGACGGTGGGGGTGGCGTTTCCGGGTACCGAGGTGGCGTGA
- a CDS encoding porin, whose protein sequence is MKRKAMVLAASGLVSGAADAQSGITLYGLLDVGVEYVSNAGPDGKSTVGLISGGKNISRWGLRGAESLGNGLTAIFRLESGFDADTGQFYGNRPLFNRRAWVGMQHETLGSLRMGADYSTTFDFMAPFDPMDYAQNYSWAMSSTGSGNRQDSMFVRSSNVVRYDGQFGPVKVGGTLGFGEEPGSFRSSLKYDVAAGYSAGGFAAVVAWDRVHGAAGDPTDYVQGIHAGANYDFGALTLYAGYRNYRKIFATTAPKQLSDMYWVGAAYDFTPAFALYGAVYKQNIKGDTNADPVMVSLRAQYSFSKRTLAYVSAAYARARNGQAVSVSRDVAGFGGNQVGVLAGLQHRF, encoded by the coding sequence ATGAAACGCAAGGCGATGGTACTGGCCGCAAGCGGCCTGGTCTCGGGTGCAGCGGATGCGCAGTCTGGCATCACGCTCTATGGGCTGCTCGACGTCGGCGTCGAGTACGTCAGCAACGCCGGTCCCGACGGCAAATCGACAGTGGGACTGATTTCGGGTGGCAAGAATATCTCGCGCTGGGGCTTGCGCGGCGCCGAGTCGCTCGGCAACGGCCTGACGGCCATCTTCCGGCTGGAGTCGGGCTTCGATGCCGATACCGGACAGTTCTACGGCAACCGGCCCCTGTTCAACCGGCGCGCGTGGGTCGGCATGCAGCACGAAACGCTGGGCAGCCTCCGGATGGGCGCGGACTATTCCACGACATTCGACTTCATGGCGCCATTCGACCCCATGGACTACGCGCAGAACTACTCCTGGGCGATGTCCTCGACCGGCTCCGGCAACCGGCAGGACAGCATGTTCGTGCGCTCATCCAATGTGGTGCGCTATGACGGCCAGTTCGGGCCCGTCAAAGTCGGCGGCACGCTGGGCTTCGGCGAGGAACCGGGGAGCTTCAGATCTTCGTTGAAATACGATGTAGCGGCGGGCTACTCGGCCGGCGGATTCGCGGCGGTGGTCGCGTGGGACCGCGTCCATGGGGCAGCGGGAGACCCGACCGACTATGTCCAGGGCATCCACGCCGGCGCCAACTACGACTTTGGCGCGCTGACCCTCTACGCCGGCTATCGCAATTACCGCAAAATCTTTGCCACGACGGCCCCCAAGCAACTGAGTGACATGTACTGGGTAGGCGCCGCCTATGACTTCACCCCCGCCTTCGCGCTATACGGCGCGGTCTACAAGCAGAACATCAAGGGCGACACCAACGCCGACCCGGTCATGGTGTCGCTGCGCGCCCAGTACAGCTTCTCGAAACGCACGCTGGCGTATGTGTCGGCCGCATATGCCCGGGCGCGCAATGGCCAGGCCGTGAGCGTGTCGCGCGATGTCGCCGGCTTTGGCGGCAATCAGGTCGGCGTTCTGGCGGGCCTGCAGCACCGGTTCTGA
- a CDS encoding sorbosone dehydrogenase family protein: MREYRPFLIYPVASLFAIVAVTLLVGCGESAKLPETAGIGPTPQLPAPQKSMIPTIHIAPAEGWKDGKMPVAADGLRVAAFADKLDHPRWVYVLPNGDVLVAETNAPPKPDDNKGIRGWVQKKTQERAGAATPSANRITLLRDTNGDGVADQRSVFLQNLNSPFGMVLVGNDFYVADTDAVLRFPYTPGQPTITAPAQKLVDLPAGPINHHWTKNIIASPDGSKLYVTVGSNSNAGENGIEKEAGRAAIWEVDRQTGQHRIFASGLRNPNGMAWEPTTKALWTSVNERDEIGSDLVPDYITSVRDGGFYGWPFSYYGQHVDDRVKPAAPDMVAKAIVPDYAVGAHTASLGMTGASGNSLLPQFHDGMFVSQHGSWNRKPLAGYKVIFVPFDQGKPRGAPFDVLTGFVDQDGKAQGRPVGVAVDKTGGLLVADDVGNVVWRVSGAR, from the coding sequence ATGCGCGAATATCGCCCATTCCTGATCTATCCGGTGGCCTCGCTGTTCGCGATCGTGGCGGTGACGCTGCTGGTCGGTTGCGGCGAGTCGGCCAAGCTTCCTGAAACGGCCGGCATCGGCCCTACGCCGCAGTTGCCCGCGCCGCAGAAGTCGATGATCCCGACCATCCATATCGCCCCGGCCGAAGGCTGGAAGGACGGCAAGATGCCCGTCGCAGCCGATGGCCTGCGCGTGGCCGCGTTCGCGGACAAGCTCGACCACCCGCGCTGGGTCTATGTGCTGCCCAATGGCGATGTGCTGGTGGCCGAAACCAATGCCCCGCCCAAGCCCGACGACAACAAGGGCATCCGGGGCTGGGTCCAGAAGAAGACCCAGGAGCGCGCTGGCGCGGCGACGCCCAGCGCCAACCGCATCACGCTGCTGCGCGATACCAATGGCGATGGCGTGGCCGACCAGAGATCGGTGTTTCTTCAAAATCTGAATTCACCATTCGGCATGGTGCTGGTCGGCAACGACTTCTATGTCGCCGATACCGACGCCGTGCTGCGTTTCCCGTACACGCCGGGCCAGCCTACGATCACGGCTCCCGCCCAGAAGCTGGTGGACCTGCCCGCCGGGCCGATCAACCACCACTGGACCAAGAACATCATCGCCAGCCCCGATGGCAGCAAGCTGTATGTCACGGTGGGGTCGAACAGCAATGCGGGCGAAAACGGCATCGAAAAGGAAGCCGGACGCGCGGCCATCTGGGAAGTCGACCGGCAGACCGGCCAGCATCGTATTTTCGCCAGCGGCCTGCGCAATCCGAACGGCATGGCGTGGGAGCCGACCACCAAGGCGCTCTGGACATCGGTCAACGAGCGCGATGAAATCGGCAGCGACCTGGTGCCCGACTACATCACGTCGGTGCGCGACGGCGGATTCTATGGCTGGCCGTTCAGCTACTACGGCCAGCATGTGGATGATCGCGTGAAGCCGGCCGCGCCGGACATGGTGGCCAAGGCCATCGTGCCCGACTATGCGGTGGGCGCGCACACGGCCTCGCTGGGCATGACGGGCGCCTCGGGCAACAGCCTGCTGCCGCAATTTCACGACGGCATGTTCGTCAGCCAGCATGGATCGTGGAACCGCAAGCCGCTGGCGGGCTACAAGGTCATCTTCGTGCCGTTCGACCAGGGCAAGCCCCGTGGCGCCCCATTCGACGTGCTGACTGGCTTCGTCGATCAGGACGGCAAGGCACAGGGCCGCCCGGTGGGCGTGGCGGTCGACAAGACCGGCGGACTGCTGGTGGCCGACGACGTGGGCAATGTGGTCTGGCGCGTGAGCGGGGCCCGCTGA
- a CDS encoding LysR family transcriptional regulator, protein MSAALNSDDLACFVCVANTQSISRAALELGADQSTVSRQIARLEAALDTRLFHRSGRGVVLTEAGTTLLGYARQVAVTLTEARAAVRASTAQGPTQLVIAAQPTIANTAFAAIGTALKARFPATKIRFVEGLANPVLAWLAAGDIDVALLYLPEQQGALKVDVLLEEDLTLVTPTSWSHLGPTFQARRLGEVPLILPSTSHGLRVLAESLAARVGTTLNMAMECDASNTVAMRLVEDGCGATLLPFAAVADRVAQGRLHSARLVDPVVTRQVAMTTARNRPVVPELWDIMQTMRQSVRNIVMSGAWPGARLV, encoded by the coding sequence ATGTCGGCCGCGCTGAATTCCGACGACCTGGCGTGCTTTGTCTGCGTGGCCAACACGCAGAGCATCTCGCGCGCCGCACTGGAACTGGGCGCGGACCAGTCGACGGTCAGCCGCCAGATCGCCCGGCTGGAGGCCGCGCTCGATACCCGCCTGTTCCATCGCAGCGGCCGTGGCGTGGTGCTGACCGAGGCCGGCACCACCTTGCTGGGCTACGCGCGACAGGTGGCCGTGACCCTGACCGAGGCCCGCGCCGCCGTGCGGGCATCCACCGCGCAGGGGCCGACCCAGCTGGTGATCGCCGCGCAGCCGACCATCGCCAATACGGCATTTGCCGCCATCGGCACGGCGCTCAAGGCGCGCTTTCCGGCCACGAAGATCCGTTTTGTCGAGGGCCTGGCCAATCCGGTACTGGCCTGGCTGGCCGCCGGCGACATCGACGTGGCCCTGCTCTACCTGCCGGAACAGCAGGGCGCGCTGAAGGTTGACGTGCTGCTGGAAGAAGACCTGACGCTGGTGACACCCACGTCATGGAGCCACCTTGGGCCCACGTTCCAGGCCCGGCGCCTGGGCGAGGTGCCGCTGATCCTGCCCAGCACATCGCACGGCCTGCGCGTGCTGGCCGAATCGCTGGCAGCGCGCGTGGGTACCACGCTGAACATGGCAATGGAATGCGATGCCTCGAATACGGTGGCGATGCGGCTGGTAGAGGATGGCTGCGGCGCGACGCTGCTGCCGTTTGCCGCCGTGGCGGATCGCGTGGCCCAGGGCCGGCTGCATTCGGCGCGACTGGTCGATCCGGTGGTGACGCGCCAGGTGGCAATGACCACGGCGCGCAATCGGCCGGTGGTGCCCGAGTTGTGGGACATCATGCAGACAATGCGGCAGTCGGTCCGGAATATCGTGATGTCGGGGGCGTGGCCGGGGGCGCGGCTGGTTTGA
- a CDS encoding zinc ribbon domain-containing protein — MPTYDYRCPTCGDFSELRPMARRDDPAVCPACGQNATRALVAAPGLAGGSAEGGGASHGGSCACCGPVKLAGRASGGGWSR; from the coding sequence ATGCCGACCTACGATTACCGTTGCCCAACCTGCGGCGACTTCTCCGAACTGCGCCCCATGGCCCGCCGCGACGATCCGGCCGTCTGCCCCGCGTGCGGCCAGAACGCCACGCGAGCCCTGGTGGCTGCCCCGGGACTGGCCGGCGGCAGCGCGGAAGGCGGCGGCGCTAGCCACGGCGGGTCATGCGCCTGCTGCGGCCCCGTGAAGTTGGCCGGGCGCGCGAGCGGGGGTGGGTGGAGCCGCTGA
- a CDS encoding GFA family protein, with amino-acid sequence MHLEGSCQCGAVQFSLESDSPYPYMHCHCSICRKTGGSGGYGINLGGDAHTLRVAGQEHVAHFHAVIREPGQRPKRSKGYRHFCRQCGSPLWMWDPRWPDLVHPYAGAIDTPLPKPPDVVEAGLDYVAPWVDVPRGKGHRHEGTWPQESLRDWHARHGLLK; translated from the coding sequence ATGCATCTCGAAGGTTCGTGCCAGTGCGGCGCCGTGCAGTTCAGCCTGGAGTCCGATTCGCCCTACCCGTACATGCACTGCCACTGCTCGATTTGCCGCAAGACGGGCGGCAGTGGCGGGTATGGCATCAATCTCGGCGGCGATGCCCACACGCTGCGCGTGGCCGGACAGGAACACGTGGCACATTTCCATGCGGTGATCCGGGAGCCCGGCCAGCGCCCGAAGCGCTCCAAGGGATACCGTCATTTTTGCAGGCAGTGCGGCAGTCCGCTGTGGATGTGGGACCCGCGCTGGCCCGACCTGGTCCACCCGTATGCCGGGGCCATCGATACGCCCTTGCCCAAGCCGCCCGATGTGGTCGAGGCCGGGCTCGATTACGTAGCCCCGTGGGTCGATGTGCCGCGCGGCAAGGGGCATCGCCATGAGGGCACCTGGCCACAGGAATCGTTGCGCGACTGGCACGCGCGGCACGGCCTGCTGAAGTAG
- a CDS encoding 2-hydroxy-3-oxopropionate reductase: protein MSKLGFIGLGVMGKPMAEHLQAGGHTVYAHTRSGVPQELLDKGMQQCASATDVATQADIIFLMLPDTPDVARVLFGDNGVAAGLSQGKIVVDMSSISPIDTREFAAKIEKLGCDYVDAPVSGGEVGAKAATLSIMAGGKQDVFDKVLPLLQLMGKNITLVGNVGDGQVAKVANQVIVALTIEAVSEALVLAAKAGADPARVRQALMGGFASSKILEVHGERMIKRTFNPGFRIELHQKDLNLALSTAKQLGLGLPNTASTQQLFNVCVAQGGAGWDHSGLVKAIEHMSSFAIGDTPKG from the coding sequence ATGAGCAAGCTCGGATTTATCGGATTGGGCGTCATGGGCAAGCCAATGGCGGAGCATCTGCAGGCCGGCGGCCATACCGTCTACGCCCACACGCGCAGCGGCGTGCCGCAGGAACTGCTCGACAAGGGCATGCAGCAGTGCGCCAGCGCCACTGACGTGGCCACGCAGGCCGACATCATTTTCCTGATGCTGCCCGATACGCCCGACGTGGCGCGCGTGCTGTTCGGCGACAACGGCGTGGCGGCGGGCCTGAGCCAGGGCAAGATCGTGGTGGACATGAGCTCGATCTCGCCGATCGACACCCGCGAGTTCGCCGCGAAGATCGAAAAGCTCGGCTGTGACTACGTGGATGCGCCGGTGTCTGGCGGCGAAGTCGGCGCCAAGGCCGCCACGCTGTCGATCATGGCCGGCGGCAAGCAGGACGTGTTCGACAAGGTGCTGCCGCTGCTGCAGCTGATGGGCAAGAACATCACGCTGGTGGGCAACGTCGGCGACGGCCAGGTGGCCAAGGTGGCCAACCAGGTGATCGTGGCGCTGACCATCGAGGCCGTCAGCGAGGCGCTGGTGCTGGCCGCCAAGGCCGGTGCCGATCCGGCGCGCGTGCGCCAGGCGCTGATGGGCGGTTTTGCCAGCTCGAAGATTCTTGAAGTCCACGGCGAACGGATGATCAAGCGCACGTTCAACCCGGGCTTCCGCATCGAACTGCATCAGAAGGATCTGAACCTGGCGCTGTCCACGGCGAAGCAGCTGGGCCTGGGCCTGCCGAATACGGCATCGACGCAGCAACTGTTCAACGTCTGCGTGGCGCAGGGCGGCGCGGGCTGGGACCACTCGGGGCTGGTCAAGGCCATCGAGCATATGTCGTCGTTCGCCATCGGCGACACGCCCAAGGGCTGA
- a CDS encoding MarR family winged helix-turn-helix transcriptional regulator translates to MEKNLEKRFGFLVADVGRLSGKRFDDLSRSTLDLTRAQYRALAYLSHHGEMNQAALADLMEVAPISAGRLLDRMEEGGWIARSPNPDDRRERMVRMTEKADQALDAAQHVGDVVTGQALDGFTDAETEQFVEFLRRARANLLRP, encoded by the coding sequence ATGGAAAAGAATCTCGAAAAGCGCTTCGGCTTTCTCGTGGCGGATGTGGGCCGTTTGTCCGGCAAGCGGTTCGACGACCTGTCGCGCTCCACGCTGGATCTCACGCGTGCCCAGTACCGCGCGCTGGCCTACCTGTCGCATCACGGCGAAATGAACCAGGCGGCGCTGGCGGATCTGATGGAAGTGGCCCCTATTTCGGCCGGCCGGCTGCTCGACCGCATGGAAGAGGGCGGCTGGATCGCGCGCAGCCCCAACCCCGACGACCGCCGCGAACGCATGGTGCGCATGACGGAAAAGGCCGACCAGGCCCTGGATGCCGCCCAGCACGTCGGCGATGTGGTCACCGGTCAGGCGCTGGACGGCTTTACTGACGCCGAAACCGAGCAATTCGTAGAATTCCTGCGACGCGCCCGCGCCAATCTGTTGCGGCCGTAG